The genomic window CAATGTATACTCCAGATTTATACAAAAACGAAAATCAGGAAGAAATAAGAGCTTTTTTGAAAGAAAACAGTTTTGGAATCCTGATTAATCAGACTAACGGAAAGTTATGCGCAACACACATTCCGATAGAACTGGAACTGAATGCTGATGGAAAAGAAATCTTGCAAGGTCATATTTCAAAACTGAATCCGCAAGCAGAAGGTTTTAAAGAAAATGACCAAGTTTTGGCTGTATTTACTGGTCCGCATAGTTATATTTCATCTTCTTGGTACGATCATGAAAATGTTCCGACTTGGAATTATATAGCCGTGCATGTTTACGGAAAAATTAAGATTGTTGATTATGAAACTTCAATAGAACAACTAAAAAAGCTTGTAGATAAATACGAAGCTAACTCTGAAAACCCTATTAGAGTTGAAGCTTTATCTGAAAAAACAATGCGTGAGGCACGAGGAATCTTTGGTTTTGAAATCGAAATTGAAGAAATTCAAGCCACCAAAAAACTCTCTCAAAATCGTGACGATCACAATTACAAAAACATAATTTCTGAATTGGAAAAAACCGAAAACCCTCAGTCTATTGCTGTTGCAAAAGAAATGTCAAAATGCCGAAAGTAAATCGGCTTTAGCTATTGAATTTAGCGAATTGATAAGTACATTTGCAGTCGCAGAACGTGAAATTAATAGAATCAAATAAATCAGATGCTTATATACATATTTTACTTTTTTATTGCTATTGTTGCAGTTCAACTTTTTTATTATCTCGGAGTTTTTGGAAAATTTGCTTTTGCCAAACCACAGCACGTGAAGCCTAAAAATCTTCCTGTTTCTGTAATTGTGTGTGCTAAAAACGAAGAGGAGAATGTCAAAAAATATATTCCACTTTTGGCACAACAAGATTATCCTGATTTTGAAATTGTTTTAATTGACGATGCATCAAGCGATGAAACTCTTGAAGTTTTTGAAGAATTTGAAAAAGAATTCTCTAATATCCGTTTGGTAAAAGTTGAAAACAATGAAGCTTTTTGGGGAAACAAAAAATACGCTTTAACACTTGGAATAAAGGCAGCAAAGAAAGATTATTTACTTTTTACAGATGCAGATTGTTTCCCAAGTTCTAAAGATTGGATTACCTCTATGACTTCGCAGTTTACCATGAACAAAACAATAGTTTTGGGTTACGGAGGTTATGAAAAAGTAGAGCGCTCATTTTTAAATAAAATCATTCGCTTTGAAACTATTCTTACTGCAATGCAATATTTTTCATGGGCAAAAATGGGGCTTCCTTATATGGGAGTCGGCAGAAATCTTGCCTATAAAAAAGAAGAGTTTTTTAATGTAAATGGTTTTATCGACCATATTCAGATTCGTTCTGGCGATGATGATTTGTTCATTAACCAAGCCGCAAATAAAGCTAACACTACTATTTGTTACACACCTGAAAGTTTTACCTATTCCGAACCTAAGAAAACCTATAAAGAATGGTTCACTCAAAAAAGAAGACATATTTCTACTGCAGAACATTACAAGTTTTTTGACAAAATGCAGCTGGGATTATTCTTCCTATCACAATTATTTTTCTTTCTATTAGTTATTATACTATTAGCGTTTCAATTTCAATGGATTGCCGTATTAGCAATTTTAGCAACGCGCTATACAATAGTATGGACCGTCGTTGGATGTTCCGCAGGAAAACTAAAAGAAAAAGATATTAAAATTTGGTTTCCAGTTGTTGAGATAGCGCTTATATTAACGCAAATTAATATCTTTATAACTAATATCTTTTCAAAACCCGTATATTGGAAATAAATTCTAAAATAGAAAAAGCAAAAAAAGGCGATCAGATCGCCTTTACTTTTTTATTAGATCATTATTGGAATGAGGTGTATTCGTTTATGCTCAAACGTACCGAAAATGAAACCACCGCAGAAGATATTACGATAGAAACTTTCTCCAAAGCTTTTGACAAAATTGCTTCTTACAATTCAGAATTCCAGTTTAATACCTGGCTTATCGCAATTGCAAAAAACGTCTATATTGATTTGCTTCGAAAAAAGAAAACCAATCTTTTTATAGAAATCACAGACAACGAAGACCAACAGGCATACAACATTGCCGACCCTACTCCATCTGCAGAAGATGCATTAATCAAAGAACAGAATCTTTCGCGTCTGCTTCTATGCATCAAAGAACTCAAACCGCATTATCAAGAAGTAATTCAGCTTCGCTATTTTCAGGAAATGTCTTATCAGGAAATTGCCGCTAAGATTGATGAACCATTAAGCAGTGTCAAAGTAAAGCTTTTACGTGCTAAAAAATTATTAGCTGAAATTATCGAACGTAACAGATAATTTACTATCTTTAGTCAAAGAATAAACTATTCTCATGTTTATTCTTAAAATAAAAACATTTCCACAACATTAAAACTACAACATTTACGTTGTTAGCTCAAACCTAAAACCTTTTCTGCGTATGATTTAAAGTTACTTAACCTTAAAACCCAAAAATTATGTCTAAATTAAGCATTTATGAAAACAAGTGGACCGATCTTGTTTTCGAGAACAAAAACAAAGAATACGGCGCATATCAATTACGTCAGGAGAATTCCAAAAATTCTGTTACAGCTCTCTTTATGGGTTTATTGTTAATAACGGCTTTAGGAAGTGCACCGGTACTTATTAGTAAAATTATGACTTCACCTGCTGAAGTTGATCCAGAACCTCAGATTTACGAACCAACGATTGTAAACGTTGACCCAATTGTTGTGCCACCGCCGCCAGCTCCGCCTGCACCAGTAGTTGAGCAAAGTGCTGTAAAATCAACAGACGCAACTCAATTAACAAATCCAGTGATGACAAGACCAGAAGAGGCAGTTGATAAAATTGCTTCAAACACGGAAAATGTACCAACTGTAGACAATGCAAATGGAAATGGAACTGCGGTCAATCCAATGCCTGCAACAGGAGGTGGAGAAGGCAATGGAGTTGTTGCTTCAGTAGCTCCTAAAATCGAAGGGCCTGTTTCTTCTGCAATTTTAGACAAACAACCTGAATTTCCAGGAGGTATTGCTCAGTTTTACAAGTATGTTGGAAACAATTTCCAAAGACCAGAACTTGACGTAGAGAAAACACTAAGAGTGTATGTTTCTTTTGTAGTTGAGAAAGATGGGTCGCTTACGGACATTATTGTTAGAAATGATCCAGGCTACGGAATGGGGAAAGAAGCCATTAGAGTTTTAAAATCATTAAAAACAAAATGGGCTCCAGGAATTCTTGACGGAAAACGAGTGAGAACTGCATACAATCTTCCTATTACAATAAAAACAGAAGTAGAATAATATAAATATTTTGAAAAGTGAGAAAAGCAGAACTTAGGTTCTGCTTTTTTGTTACATTTAATTCCTAAATCAAAACTAAAAATCAACTTAATGCCTTTCACTTTTTCGCATCCAGCAATAATTCTTCCTTTGAGATATTTACCAAAATCATGGTTCTCTATAACAGCATTAGTAGTTGGAAGTTTAACACCAGATTTTGAATATTTTCTGCGAATGAAAGTTAAAAGCGATTACAGTCACACTTTAAACGGCATTTTTTGGTTTGATTTACCTCTTGCTCTTTTATTGACTTTCCTTTTTCACAATTTTACAAGAAATCTATTATTTCAAAATCTTCCTTCATTTATCAGAAGCCGAATTCTGGTTTTTACAGATTTTAACTGGAATGTTTATTTTAAAAGAAATTGGCTTATCGTTTTAATCTCTTTACTGATCGGAATATTTTCTCATATTTTATGGGATGCCTTTACCCATAAACACGGTTATTTTGTCAATCAAATTGAAACTTTGAAAAACACGATAGCAATCTTTGGAACAGAAATTCCGTTCTGGAAAATAGCTCAGCATTTCAGTAGCTTGATTGGAAGCATTATTCTATTGATATCTATCTTTGGATTGCCAATAGCAGACAATTCTACAATTTCGATTAATAAATTATATTGGAGTTCTGTAATTTTATTTACCACAGCAATTTTATTTATGCGATTTATACTAAATCCAAAAGCTTTAAACTTTGGTAATTTAGTTGTCACTTTTATAGCCTCTTTTTTAATTGCAATAACAATAATTCCATTCATAATTAAATTCAAATCGATTCAGAAAAAATAACAAAATCCACTACATTTACTCCTTCAAAACGGAAATCATTTTAACTAAATTAAAACAGAGTAATGGGAATATTTTCAGCTATTCTTGGCAATGCAGGTTCAGTAAGCCAAGAAGATTTAATTAAGAAATACGGACAGCTTTTAACAGCAAATGAAGAAATCGAAATGGGTTTCAAACTTATCCGCGACACTTTCATTTTTACTAATAAAAGATTAATCTTAGTCGATGTGCAAGGAATCACGGGAAGCAAAACAGAATATAAATCTATTGGCTACAAAAGCATCACAAGATTTAGTGTAGAAACTGCAGGAACTTTTGACTTAGACGCCGAATTAAAAATCTGGATTTCTAGCGAACAGCACCCAAGTATTGTAAAGCAATTCAACAAATCGGTTAATGTTTATGAAGTGCAGAAGATTCTAGCTTTTCATGTATTAGGATAAAAAAAAACAAACCCAGCAAACAGAAATTTGCTGGGTTTTATAATTTAAGAAATAACGCTTACTTCTTTTT from Flavobacterium sp. KACC 22763 includes these protein-coding regions:
- a CDS encoding glycosyltransferase yields the protein MLIYIFYFFIAIVAVQLFYYLGVFGKFAFAKPQHVKPKNLPVSVIVCAKNEEENVKKYIPLLAQQDYPDFEIVLIDDASSDETLEVFEEFEKEFSNIRLVKVENNEAFWGNKKYALTLGIKAAKKDYLLFTDADCFPSSKDWITSMTSQFTMNKTIVLGYGGYEKVERSFLNKIIRFETILTAMQYFSWAKMGLPYMGVGRNLAYKKEEFFNVNGFIDHIQIRSGDDDLFINQAANKANTTICYTPESFTYSEPKKTYKEWFTQKRRHISTAEHYKFFDKMQLGLFFLSQLFFFLLVIILLAFQFQWIAVLAILATRYTIVWTVVGCSAGKLKEKDIKIWFPVVEIALILTQINIFITNIFSKPVYWK
- a CDS encoding RNA polymerase sigma factor, yielding MEINSKIEKAKKGDQIAFTFLLDHYWNEVYSFMLKRTENETTAEDITIETFSKAFDKIASYNSEFQFNTWLIAIAKNVYIDLLRKKKTNLFIEITDNEDQQAYNIADPTPSAEDALIKEQNLSRLLLCIKELKPHYQEVIQLRYFQEMSYQEIAAKIDEPLSSVKVKLLRAKKLLAEIIERNR
- a CDS encoding FMN-binding negative transcriptional regulator → MYTPDLYKNENQEEIRAFLKENSFGILINQTNGKLCATHIPIELELNADGKEILQGHISKLNPQAEGFKENDQVLAVFTGPHSYISSSWYDHENVPTWNYIAVHVYGKIKIVDYETSIEQLKKLVDKYEANSENPIRVEALSEKTMREARGIFGFEIEIEEIQATKKLSQNRDDHNYKNIISELEKTENPQSIAVAKEMSKCRK
- a CDS encoding PH domain-containing protein; its protein translation is MGIFSAILGNAGSVSQEDLIKKYGQLLTANEEIEMGFKLIRDTFIFTNKRLILVDVQGITGSKTEYKSIGYKSITRFSVETAGTFDLDAELKIWISSEQHPSIVKQFNKSVNVYEVQKILAFHVLG
- a CDS encoding DUF4184 family protein; amino-acid sequence: MPFTFSHPAIILPLRYLPKSWFSITALVVGSLTPDFEYFLRMKVKSDYSHTLNGIFWFDLPLALLLTFLFHNFTRNLLFQNLPSFIRSRILVFTDFNWNVYFKRNWLIVLISLLIGIFSHILWDAFTHKHGYFVNQIETLKNTIAIFGTEIPFWKIAQHFSSLIGSIILLISIFGLPIADNSTISINKLYWSSVILFTTAILFMRFILNPKALNFGNLVVTFIASFLIAITIIPFIIKFKSIQKK
- a CDS encoding energy transducer TonB yields the protein MSKLSIYENKWTDLVFENKNKEYGAYQLRQENSKNSVTALFMGLLLITALGSAPVLISKIMTSPAEVDPEPQIYEPTIVNVDPIVVPPPPAPPAPVVEQSAVKSTDATQLTNPVMTRPEEAVDKIASNTENVPTVDNANGNGTAVNPMPATGGGEGNGVVASVAPKIEGPVSSAILDKQPEFPGGIAQFYKYVGNNFQRPELDVEKTLRVYVSFVVEKDGSLTDIIVRNDPGYGMGKEAIRVLKSLKTKWAPGILDGKRVRTAYNLPITIKTEVE